In a single window of the candidate division WOR-3 bacterium genome:
- a CDS encoding ROK family protein produces MKKYLLGVDLGGSYLRFVLAEPETGNINLFGGKCSKRIYLSPFCQNNKELIPTSNKQLCNVEKITEYIISKLADYLQEMSIKKTQVAGIGISVAGKIECDNTFIGANIRLKSDSDKDKYCKIDLVSRLKKIFSNRIKIVIENDATAAGIAQASYYHQKGLDPNKTFYVTISTGIGGGGPKRDLDEIGHILIDGYFPGLKLACGCGAYGCLETFASGEGVRKQAVRILDIYFNEPNTFNELSVFEKIRTQNKYDLSQIVKKSRLISLYNKQELTSERIFKLANLDKKKRKTDQFAYYLIETAADRLAKVLVSISHIHDIERFGLGGRVIFNNPGYLELIKKKVISSKFCEGVFSKQLVVEITPLGEYIADYGALFLVANHQHKKQWLATISKIYR; encoded by the coding sequence ATGAAAAAATATTTATTAGGTGTTGACTTAGGCGGCAGTTATCTCAGATTTGTTTTAGCCGAACCCGAAACCGGGAATATCAACCTATTTGGGGGTAAATGTTCTAAAAGAATCTACCTAAGTCCATTTTGTCAAAACAATAAAGAGTTAATACCTACTTCAAATAAGCAACTTTGTAATGTGGAGAAAATCACTGAATATATCATTAGTAAATTAGCAGATTATCTTCAAGAGATGAGTATAAAAAAAACACAAGTAGCTGGTATCGGAATATCGGTTGCTGGTAAAATAGAGTGCGATAATACTTTTATTGGTGCCAACATCCGATTAAAATCTGATTCTGATAAGGATAAGTATTGTAAGATTGATCTGGTATCAAGATTAAAAAAAATATTTTCGAATCGAATTAAAATCGTCATTGAAAATGATGCAACCGCCGCTGGGATTGCCCAAGCCAGTTATTATCATCAAAAAGGTCTTGACCCTAATAAGACTTTTTATGTTACGATTAGCACAGGAATTGGTGGTGGTGGTCCAAAACGAGATTTAGATGAAATTGGCCACATTCTTATTGATGGTTATTTCCCGGGGTTAAAATTAGCTTGCGGATGCGGTGCTTATGGCTGTCTGGAGACATTTGCCTCCGGGGAAGGTGTTAGAAAACAGGCGGTGAGAATTTTAGATATTTATTTTAATGAACCTAATACATTTAATGAATTAAGTGTCTTTGAAAAAATTCGAACGCAAAATAAATATGACCTGTCTCAAATCGTAAAAAAATCTCGACTTATCAGTCTTTATAATAAGCAGGAATTGACATCGGAAAGGATTTTCAAATTGGCTAATCTTGATAAAAAGAAGCGGAAAACTGACCAATTCGCCTATTATCTCATTGAAACTGCAGCAGACCGCTTGGCAAAAGTATTAGTTAGTATCTCCCACATTCACGATATCGAAAGATTCGGTCTGGGAGGAAGAGTTATTTTCAATAATCCCGGCTATTTAGAGTTAATTAAAAAGAAAGTAATATCATCTAAATTTTGTGAAGGTGTTTTCTCCAAACAACTGGTTGTTGAAATTACACCTTTGGGAGAATATATTGCTGATTATGGCGCTTTGTTTTTAGTTGCGAATCATCAGCATAAAAAACAATGGCTTGCGACCATTAGTAAAATCTACCGTTAA
- a CDS encoding V-type ATPase subunit, with protein sequence MIRFSNISDYGFAIGRVRARESKLLKRSDFEKIIDADSEDGLLSLVKERDQADVSEKEFPSKTKMIEYLLKQNLEENHKFFAQYCHEPLVKELFLKTPIKQTQRIIAILYALDNEFLNQYFITTFDLENIRNFVRIKYFAEKEKQDTKNQSITYTNIYLRGGGIPLQVFLGLFDENWDGILRWINSIKYQDAIEDGVNYLLNKNSFRRLERRIEEKKQKVLYLSRFATFGYEPLVGYYLVRDTELKNLKQIFYGILSNTPKELMRESVAWIL encoded by the coding sequence ATGATTAGATTCTCAAATATTAGTGATTATGGATTTGCCATTGGTCGAGTCCGGGCTCGAGAAAGTAAACTGCTCAAGCGTAGTGATTTCGAGAAAATTATTGATGCTGATAGTGAAGATGGATTGCTTTCATTAGTCAAAGAGCGTGACCAAGCCGATGTGTCAGAAAAAGAATTTCCGTCAAAAACAAAAATGATTGAGTATCTTCTTAAGCAAAACTTAGAGGAAAATCATAAATTCTTTGCCCAATATTGTCATGAGCCATTGGTCAAAGAACTTTTCTTAAAGACGCCAATAAAACAGACACAGCGCATTATCGCTATCTTATACGCTCTTGACAATGAGTTTCTTAATCAGTATTTTATTACCACTTTTGATTTAGAAAATATTAGAAATTTCGTGCGAATAAAATATTTTGCAGAAAAAGAAAAACAAGATACTAAAAATCAAAGTATAACATATACTAACATTTATCTTAGGGGCGGCGGTATTCCATTACAGGTGTTTTTAGGCCTATTTGATGAAAATTGGGATGGAATCTTACGCTGGATTAATAGTATTAAATATCAAGATGCAATTGAAGATGGTGTTAATTATCTATTGAACAAAAATTCATTTCGCAGACTTGAACGTCGAATCGAAGAAAAAAAGCAAAAGGTTTTATATCTATCTCGTTTTGCAACTTTCGGCTATGAGCCTTTGGTCGGTTATTATCTGGTTCGGGATACGGAACTGAAAAACTTAAAGCAAATATTTTATGGAATTTTATCTAATACCCCAAAAGAATTGATGCGAGAAAGTGTCGCTTGGATATTATGA
- the hutH gene encoding histidine ammonia-lyase, protein MVLIPQPQLDFETIKAVAQNRTNVGLNKKSIAQIIKSHSLVNQVAKGKTPVYGVNTGFGALANILLEEDNIKDLQKNLILSHAVGAGSFIKKEIVRTAMFLRANMLAKGYSGVRPQLINLLLTMLNKDIVPLVPETGSVGASGDLAPLAFIALTLLGYGKVWYQNKMMPTKSVFKRAGINPLNLEPKEGLALINGTEVMSASGVWVVSEARYLTKINDIASAMSIVALQGKIEPFDLRIMNLKPHPEQTITAKTLLKLLSGYTPNKKQVQDAYSLRCIPQVSGAVKMAINFAKQIVTTELNSVTDNPIIVDNTIISGGNFHGQALSLAMDCLAVGLTTLGLISERRIFRLLDDKLSGLPPFLVKDAGVNSGLMMLQVLAGALCAENKVLSHPASIQSVSTSASQEDFVSMGMTACNKVQKILENVLTILAIEIICARQAIELAKYKVPSKLDKFYKIFSDKVPFITKDRLYQDDIEQVKDLLLKDGFRKLLDDTIHL, encoded by the coding sequence ATGGTACTGATTCCACAGCCACAATTAGATTTTGAAACAATTAAAGCAGTTGCTCAAAATAGAACAAATGTTGGTTTGAACAAGAAGAGTATTGCCCAGATTATAAAATCTCATTCTCTGGTTAATCAAGTAGCAAAAGGGAAAACGCCGGTTTATGGAGTAAATACGGGTTTTGGTGCGTTGGCTAATATCTTATTGGAAGAAGATAACATCAAAGACCTGCAAAAAAACTTAATTTTATCCCATGCGGTTGGTGCCGGCTCTTTTATAAAAAAAGAGATTGTTCGAACCGCAATGTTTTTAAGAGCCAATATGTTGGCCAAAGGGTATTCCGGCGTTAGACCGCAATTGATTAATCTTCTGTTGACGATGTTAAATAAAGATATTGTACCTTTGGTTCCTGAGACCGGTTCAGTGGGTGCTTCTGGTGATTTAGCTCCTTTAGCCTTTATTGCGCTGACACTTTTGGGTTATGGTAAGGTGTGGTATCAAAATAAAATGATGCCAACAAAATCGGTTTTTAAGCGAGCCGGAATAAATCCATTAAATTTAGAGCCAAAAGAAGGACTCGCATTAATCAATGGTACTGAGGTAATGAGTGCATCCGGTGTTTGGGTTGTATCCGAAGCAAGGTATTTGACGAAAATTAACGATATTGCCTCGGCAATGAGCATAGTCGCATTACAAGGGAAAATCGAACCTTTTGATTTGAGAATAATGAATCTTAAACCCCATCCAGAACAAACTATTACTGCCAAAACTCTCTTGAAATTATTATCCGGATACACTCCTAACAAAAAACAAGTTCAGGACGCGTATTCTTTACGATGTATCCCTCAGGTGAGTGGCGCCGTAAAGATGGCGATAAATTTTGCAAAGCAGATTGTCACTACTGAACTAAACTCAGTTACAGATAATCCAATCATTGTTGATAACACAATTATTTCCGGAGGTAATTTTCATGGACAGGCATTATCTTTAGCAATGGATTGTTTGGCAGTGGGATTAACGACTTTAGGGCTTATTTCAGAACGGAGAATTTTCCGGCTTTTGGATGATAAACTTTCTGGGTTACCACCATTTTTAGTCAAGGACGCCGGAGTGAACTCAGGGTTGATGATGTTACAAGTTTTAGCGGGCGCACTTTGTGCCGAAAATAAGGTCTTAAGTCATCCGGCTTCAATTCAGTCAGTTTCAACTTCAGCATCCCAAGAAGATTTTGTTAGTATGGGAATGACCGCGTGCAATAAAGTTCAAAAAATTTTAGAGAATGTTCTTACGATTTTGGCTATTGAAATAATCTGTGCCCGGCAAGCTATTGAACTGGCAAAATATAAAGTGCCTTCAAAGTTAGATAAATTTTATAAGATATTTTCCGATAAAGTGCCATTTATTACCAAGGACCGTTTATATCAAGATGATATTGAACAAGTTAAAGACTTATTACTAAAAGACGGATTTCGAAAACTACTGGATGACACCATTCATTTATAA
- a CDS encoding cation-translocating P-type ATPase — protein MSNLNLNNIRGLSETEALNRLRIEGFNSLPTSQDRNVLKIALDIIKEPMMLLLIASGLVYLIFGNTMDALMLLGFVFVVLGITFYQERKTERTLSALRDLTSPRALVIREGKQKRIAGREVVRGDIIVLKEGDRVPADAVVISETNLVVDESILTGESVPVRKIAGEINIPLKPPGGDNLPFVYSGTLVVQGTGIGYVVATGIRSEIGKIGKTLKTLEPEETPIQKQTRRLVHDFLLLGVILSIAVVIVYGLSRKDWLHAFLAGITLAMAILPEEFLVVLTIFLALGAWRMSKYGILTRRIKAIQTLGSATVLCVDKTGTLTLNQMKVQRIFAAGCFYNIENKQNTYLPETFHELIEYAILASQKDPFDPMEKAIRSLGVYTLSNTEHFHDNWLHIREYPLSKDLMALSNVWQSPDKEDYLIAAKGAPEAIFDLCHLNCDEIDKLNQTINLMANDGLRVIGVARAKFHKTLPQSMVSDTKNELPDGQHDFKFEFLGLIGLKDPVRPNVSESVKECYHAKIRVIMITGDYPQTAQHIARQIGICAPDQVITGSELEQMTDSELRERIKTTNVFARILPEQKLRIVQALKENGEITVMTGDGVNDAIALKSAHIGIAMGGRGTDVAREASALVILDDDFSSIVKAIKMGRRILDNLKKAMSYILAVHVPIAGLSFLPVLFHWPLVLLPIHIAFLELIIDPVCSIVFEAEPGEEDIMNRPPVSIKEPLFSKKNILISFLQGFIAMLAVIGVYLYIYYQGHGDAEARALGFTTIVVTNLGLILANRSWTRPFWNKLFTTKNYALRWIFGITILSLGLTLYIPGLNKIFRFAPPSPLLLFASVIAAVVSILWFEVFKIIIGRKKIEGR, from the coding sequence ATGTCTAATTTAAACCTTAATAATATCCGAGGATTATCCGAGACCGAAGCATTAAATCGGCTCAGAATAGAGGGCTTTAATTCGCTTCCGACATCTCAAGACCGTAATGTATTAAAAATTGCCTTGGATATTATTAAAGAACCTATGATGTTATTATTAATTGCAAGTGGACTCGTTTATCTCATCTTTGGTAATACGATGGATGCATTGATGCTTTTAGGTTTTGTTTTTGTGGTTTTGGGCATTACATTTTATCAGGAAAGAAAAACTGAACGGACACTTTCCGCCTTGCGAGACTTAACGAGTCCTCGGGCATTAGTAATTCGGGAAGGAAAACAGAAAAGAATTGCTGGCCGTGAAGTTGTTCGAGGTGATATTATCGTGTTGAAAGAAGGCGACCGGGTGCCGGCAGATGCTGTAGTAATTTCGGAAACAAATCTTGTAGTTGATGAATCGATTTTAACTGGCGAATCAGTGCCGGTAAGAAAAATTGCTGGCGAAATTAATATTCCATTGAAACCTCCCGGAGGGGATAATCTACCTTTTGTTTATTCCGGAACCTTAGTCGTGCAAGGAACTGGTATCGGCTATGTTGTCGCCACAGGTATTAGGAGTGAAATTGGTAAAATTGGTAAAACCCTAAAGACCTTAGAACCTGAAGAAACACCCATACAAAAGCAGACTCGTCGATTAGTCCATGATTTTCTGCTTCTGGGAGTTATCTTGTCTATTGCTGTAGTTATCGTTTATGGATTGAGTCGGAAAGATTGGTTGCATGCATTTCTCGCTGGTATTACTTTAGCCATGGCAATATTGCCAGAGGAGTTTTTAGTGGTGTTAACAATATTTTTAGCCTTAGGGGCTTGGCGAATGTCAAAATATGGTATTCTTACTCGTCGAATCAAAGCAATTCAAACTTTAGGTTCTGCGACTGTCTTGTGTGTGGATAAAACTGGCACTTTAACACTTAATCAGATGAAGGTCCAACGAATTTTTGCTGCGGGTTGCTTTTATAATATCGAGAATAAACAAAATACTTATCTACCGGAAACTTTTCACGAATTGATTGAATATGCAATTCTTGCCAGCCAAAAAGACCCCTTTGACCCAATGGAAAAAGCCATAAGAAGTCTTGGTGTTTACACTTTATCGAATACAGAACATTTTCACGACAACTGGTTACATATTCGTGAATATCCTTTATCTAAAGACTTGATGGCTCTTTCCAATGTTTGGCAATCGCCAGACAAAGAAGATTATTTGATTGCAGCCAAGGGGGCGCCAGAAGCCATATTTGATTTATGTCACTTGAATTGCGATGAAATTGATAAACTAAACCAAACCATTAATCTGATGGCAAATGATGGACTTCGGGTGATAGGTGTCGCACGCGCTAAATTCCATAAGACACTTCCCCAATCTATGGTATCGGATACTAAAAATGAACTTCCAGATGGACAACATGATTTTAAGTTTGAGTTTTTAGGTTTAATTGGTTTAAAAGACCCAGTGCGGCCAAATGTCAGCGAATCAGTAAAAGAATGTTATCATGCTAAAATTCGGGTAATTATGATAACCGGAGATTATCCCCAGACTGCACAACATATTGCTCGTCAAATTGGTATTTGCGCTCCGGATCAAGTTATTACCGGCTCAGAATTAGAACAAATGACGGATAGCGAATTAAGGGAGAGAATAAAAACAACTAATGTCTTTGCCCGCATTCTACCCGAACAAAAATTGCGTATTGTTCAGGCGTTAAAAGAAAATGGCGAAATCACTGTAATGACTGGAGATGGTGTTAATGATGCGATTGCACTAAAGTCAGCTCATATTGGTATTGCTATGGGCGGTCGTGGCACTGATGTGGCTCGCGAAGCTTCGGCACTCGTTATATTAGATGATGATTTTTCATCAATTGTCAAAGCAATTAAAATGGGACGACGAATTTTAGATAATTTGAAAAAAGCAATGTCTTATATTTTAGCCGTCCATGTGCCAATTGCCGGATTATCGTTTTTACCAGTTTTATTTCATTGGCCATTGGTGCTTTTGCCAATTCATATTGCATTTTTGGAATTGATTATTGACCCAGTATGTTCAATTGTATTTGAAGCAGAGCCAGGTGAGGAAGATATTATGAATCGGCCACCGGTTAGTATTAAAGAACCATTATTCAGCAAAAAAAATATTTTGATAAGTTTTCTTCAGGGTTTTATCGCAATGTTAGCAGTCATTGGTGTATATCTCTATATATACTATCAGGGACATGGTGATGCGGAAGCAAGGGCTTTGGGTTTTACTACAATTGTGGTGACTAATCTGGGTTTAATTCTTGCTAACCGGTCTTGGACTAGACCATTTTGGAATAAACTCTTTACGACAAAAAACTATGCACTGCGTTGGATATTTGGTATCACAATTCTCTCTTTGGGCTTAACACTCTATATTCCAGGACTCAACAAGATATTTCGATTCGCACCACCCTCTCCACTTCTTCTGTTTGCATCAGTTATTGCGGCGGTAGTAAGTATTCTTTGGTTTGAAGTTTTTAAGATTATTATTGGTCGAAAAAAAATTGAAGGTAGATAA
- a CDS encoding V-type ATP synthase subunit B — MMLEYRTIKQISGPLVLVENTANVKYLELVEIVLEDNTVRNGQVLEVFEDKALIQVFEGTTGVDVEKTKIRFLGKGISLGLSLNILGRIFSGLGKPRDGGPEIIPEHWQDITGSPINPYAREYPNEFIQTGISAIDGLNTLVRGQKLPIFSGSGLPHNRLVAQIIRQAKVLTSDTTKENSDFAIVFGAMGITFEEAQYFIEDLSNSGALARTVFFLNLANEPAIERIATPRCALTAAEYLAFKCNMHVLVILSDLTNYCEALREISTARKEVPGRRGYPGYLYTDLATIYERCGRIKGKPGSITMMPVLTMPEDDKTHPIPDLTGYITEGQIILSRSLHKKGISPPIDVLPSLSRLKDRGIGKGKTREDHPDLFNQLFAAYARGKEAEELKVILGEAALSEMDKIYLEFAQTFEKEYVSQGEYEDRTIEQTLDLGWKLLRVFPRSELKRIREVFLDKYFTTE; from the coding sequence ATTATGTTAGAGTATCGAACAATTAAACAGATTTCCGGTCCTTTGGTTTTAGTAGAAAATACGGCTAATGTAAAATATTTGGAATTAGTGGAGATTGTTTTAGAAGATAACACAGTTCGTAATGGTCAGGTATTAGAAGTTTTTGAAGATAAAGCCCTGATTCAAGTTTTTGAAGGAACTACGGGAGTTGATGTTGAAAAGACGAAAATTAGATTTTTGGGCAAAGGTATTAGTTTAGGACTCAGCCTCAATATCTTAGGACGGATATTTTCTGGATTAGGTAAACCTCGCGATGGCGGTCCTGAAATTATTCCTGAGCATTGGCAGGATATTACTGGTTCGCCGATTAATCCTTATGCCCGAGAATATCCGAATGAATTTATTCAAACTGGCATTTCCGCAATCGATGGATTGAACACCTTGGTACGGGGTCAGAAACTACCAATTTTCTCTGGGTCAGGATTACCTCACAACCGATTAGTCGCCCAAATTATCCGACAAGCAAAAGTTTTGACTTCAGATACGACTAAAGAAAACAGTGATTTTGCGATTGTTTTTGGAGCAATGGGAATTACTTTCGAAGAAGCCCAATATTTTATTGAGGATTTGAGTAATTCCGGCGCATTAGCCCGAACGGTCTTTTTCTTAAATTTAGCAAATGAACCAGCAATTGAGCGCATTGCTACTCCCCGATGTGCGCTTACCGCTGCAGAATATTTGGCATTCAAGTGTAATATGCATGTCTTAGTGATTCTTTCTGATTTAACTAATTATTGCGAAGCACTACGGGAAATTTCAACTGCTCGAAAAGAAGTTCCAGGTCGAAGAGGTTATCCCGGTTATCTTTATACTGATTTAGCCACAATCTATGAGCGCTGCGGAAGAATAAAAGGCAAACCCGGCTCAATTACAATGATGCCGGTTTTAACAATGCCTGAAGATGATAAGACCCATCCCATACCTGACTTAACTGGTTATATTACCGAAGGCCAGATTATTCTTTCGCGTTCTTTACACAAAAAAGGAATTTCGCCACCAATTGATGTTCTGCCTTCATTATCTCGACTTAAAGACCGTGGCATTGGTAAAGGAAAAACACGCGAAGACCATCCTGATTTGTTCAATCAACTATTTGCCGCTTATGCTCGAGGTAAAGAAGCCGAAGAACTCAAAGTAATCTTAGGTGAAGCCGCATTATCAGAAATGGATAAAATCTATTTAGAATTTGCCCAAACCTTTGAAAAAGAATATGTTTCTCAAGGAGAATACGAAGACCGAACCATTGAACAAACCTTGGATTTAGGTTGGAAACTACTAAGAGTTTTTCCTCGGTCAGAACTGAAAAGAATCCGAGAAGTATTTTTAGACAAGTACTTTACTACCGAATAG
- a CDS encoding V-type ATP synthase subunit A, with translation MGTIIKVAGPLVVAKGMSQSKMYDICRVSDKRLIGEIIELKGDLASIQVYEETDGIGPGEPVEPLFTPLMVELGPGLIGSIYDGIQRPLDIIYQEHGDFVPRGIEVPSLDTNKKWHFIPTKKIGEKVVAGDIIGEVEETVLVKHKIMIPYGIQGELVSIRQGDFTIKETVAEVKTRDGIKPITMLQKWPVRRPRPYKRKLPPDEPLLTGQRIIDAFFPIGKGGTACVPGPFGSGKTVIQHQFAKWADAQIIIFIGCGERGNEMASVLLEFPELKDPKSGEPLMKRTVLIANTSNMPVAAREASIYTGITIGEYFRDMGYSVALQADSTSRWAEALREISGRLEEMPGEEGYPAYLPARIAEFYERAGKVETLGQDCRYGALSVIGSVSPPGGDLSDPVVQATLRVVKVFWSLEDKLAFKRHFPAISWLTSYSLYSESLRKYFEENLSAVFPKEVEHALYLLEREAELEEIVRLVGKDTLTPQDRLILEIARSIREDFLHQNAFLDIDTYTSIEKQSAMLKIILYFYEKARNILDKTPQEKQLEKINEIEKLPIREKIARMKFTPETELQKILELKQDIDEELK, from the coding sequence ATGGGCACAATAATTAAAGTTGCTGGTCCTTTAGTCGTGGCCAAAGGAATGAGTCAAAGCAAAATGTATGATATTTGCCGGGTTTCGGATAAACGATTGATCGGCGAAATTATTGAATTGAAAGGTGATTTAGCATCAATCCAAGTTTACGAAGAGACCGATGGTATTGGACCAGGTGAACCAGTGGAACCGCTCTTTACCCCTTTAATGGTTGAACTTGGGCCCGGCCTAATCGGTTCAATTTATGATGGAATTCAAAGGCCATTGGATATTATTTATCAAGAACACGGTGATTTTGTGCCACGGGGAATTGAAGTGCCATCCCTGGACACTAATAAAAAATGGCACTTTATTCCAACTAAAAAAATTGGCGAGAAAGTAGTTGCTGGAGACATAATTGGTGAAGTTGAAGAGACTGTCTTAGTGAAACATAAGATAATGATTCCATATGGCATTCAAGGTGAATTAGTTTCAATTAGACAAGGAGATTTTACCATTAAGGAAACAGTTGCTGAAGTGAAGACCAGAGATGGTATTAAACCAATAACAATGTTACAAAAATGGCCGGTGCGTCGGCCAAGACCTTATAAACGAAAACTTCCGCCAGATGAACCACTTTTAACTGGCCAAAGAATCATTGATGCATTCTTTCCGATTGGAAAAGGCGGCACGGCCTGTGTCCCTGGACCATTTGGCTCAGGTAAAACTGTGATTCAGCATCAATTTGCTAAATGGGCTGATGCACAAATCATTATTTTCATTGGTTGTGGAGAACGAGGAAATGAAATGGCAAGTGTGCTTTTAGAATTTCCTGAACTCAAAGACCCCAAATCCGGGGAACCGTTGATGAAACGAACTGTTTTAATTGCTAATACCTCAAATATGCCAGTTGCTGCCCGAGAAGCATCAATCTATACCGGAATTACCATTGGCGAATATTTTCGTGATATGGGATATTCCGTCGCCTTACAAGCGGATTCGACTTCACGCTGGGCAGAAGCGCTACGTGAAATTTCCGGACGGTTAGAAGAGATGCCTGGAGAAGAAGGTTATCCAGCATATCTGCCAGCAAGAATTGCTGAATTCTACGAACGCGCCGGCAAAGTCGAAACCTTAGGTCAAGATTGTCGATACGGTGCATTGTCTGTAATCGGTTCCGTTTCACCACCAGGCGGTGATTTGTCTGACCCAGTGGTTCAAGCAACCTTAAGAGTGGTTAAAGTCTTTTGGAGCCTTGAAGATAAATTAGCCTTTAAGCGGCATTTTCCAGCGATCTCTTGGTTAACATCTTATTCACTATATTCAGAGAGTCTGCGAAAATATTTTGAAGAAAATTTGAGTGCAGTTTTTCCTAAAGAGGTGGAACACGCACTTTACTTGTTAGAAAGAGAAGCCGAATTAGAAGAGATTGTCCGATTGGTCGGCAAAGACACTTTAACACCTCAAGACCGATTAATTCTGGAAATTGCCCGCTCAATTCGGGAAGACTTCTTGCACCAGAATGCTTTTTTAGATATTGATACCTATACATCAATTGAAAAACAATCAGCCATGCTGAAAATTATTCTCTATTTTTATGAAAAAGCCCGTAATATTTTAGATAAGACGCCTCAAGAAAAACAATTAGAGAAAATTAATGAGATTGAGAAATTACCAATTCGAGAAAAGATTGCTCGAATGAAATTTACGCCAGAGACCGAACTTCAGAAAATATTAGAACTAAAACAAGATATTGATGAAGAGTTAAAATAA